The genomic region GAAGAGGAGGCGCGGCGCCGAGTCCTTCTCGATGGTGACGATCGACTCGGTCGCCTCGTAGAGCCGGGCGAGCTTGCTCGGGGTTCGCATGGGTCAGGCCTCGACGGTCTCGAGGATGGGCCACTCGTAGGCGCGGGCGACGTTGCGCAGGCGGAGGTCCGGGTTCACCGCCGCCGGGTGGCCGACCACCGCCAGCATGGGGTAGTCGGAGAAGCTGTCGGAGTAGGCGTGGCTCCGGTCGAGGGCGATCCCCTGCCGGACGCAGTAGTCGCGGATGACCACCGCCTTGTGGGCGCCCTCGACGATCGGCGGGACCACCCGCCCCGTCGCGACCCCCTCGACGAAGTGCATCCGGTTGGCGATGAGATCGTCGGCGCCGAGGTGGCGCGCCAGCTCCTCCACCGTGAAGTCGAGCGCGCCGGTGACGAGCACGATGCGGCAGCCGGCGCGGCGCGCCTCGTCGAGCAGGTGCGGCGTGC from Anaeromyxobacter paludicola harbors:
- a CDS encoding HAD family hydrolase, with protein sequence MADSRKAAFFDVDGTLVATNIVHAFAFYAMNQGTIFGTAWRTARTALSVPALWLLDKANRKVFNEVFYRFYEGQTEDRLRELSRELFREVLRPAIHKGTPHLLDEARRAGCRIVLVTGALDFTVEELARHLGADDLIANRMHFVEGVATGRVVPPIVEGAHKAVVIRDYCVRQGIALDRSHAYSDSFSDYPMLAVVGHPAAVNPDLRLRNVARAYEWPILETVEA